A window of Streptobacillus canis genomic DNA:
ATAAAGATATGAATGAAGATAGTGCAAGAAAAATGATGATGGAGTTTTTCCCAACTCTAAAGAGATGGAAGGAGTAAAAAATTATGCCAAGACCAACGACAAAAAATGATTTAATGATTGCTGCTAAGGAAAACTATGAAAAGTTAAATTTATTTATCTCAAAGATGACTGAGGAAGAGTTAAATACACCATTTGACTTTTCAAAAGATGAAAAGAAAAAAGAAGCCCACTGGAAAAGAGATAAGAATCTAAGAGATGTTTTAATCCATCTCTATGAGTGGCATCAGCTTATTTTGAATTGGGTACATTCCAATCAAAAGGGAGAAGAAAAACCGTTTTTGCCTGAGCCGTACAATTGGAAAACTTATGGAGATATGAATGTAGAATTTTGGAAGAAACATCAAAATACTTCTCTTGAAGACGCAACTAAAATGTTTCATAAATCCCATAGAGATGTTTTAGAGTTGGCTGAAAAATTTACAAGTGAAGAATTGTTTTCCAAAGGCGTCTACAAGTGGACAGTGGGGAGTACACTGGGTTCCTATTTTGTAAGTACCACTGCAAGCCATTATGATTGGGCAATGAAAAAATTAAAAGCCCATCAGAAAAAATGCAAATCAAAATAATTGGAACAGGATAGTAAAGTACATTTTACAAAGGTAAAAGGAATATTATCTTCAAAAAATGGAATGAATTTGTTCAGAAGCTGCACTCACGGTTGTATTTATTGCGACTCAAGAAGCAACTGCTACCGGATGAACCATAAATTTGAAGATGTAGAAGTAAAGGAAAATGGAATCAGTCTTTTGGAAGAGAACCTAAAACGAAAGCGGAAAAAATGTATGATTGGTTTAGGTTCTATGACTGATCCATACATTAAAGAGGAACTTGGACTAAATTATACAAGACAGGCACTTGAGATAATAAATAAATTTGGCTTCGGTGTAACGCTTACAACAAAGTCAGCTAATGTTTTAAGGGATTTAGACTTATTGAAAGAAATAAATTCAAAAACAAAATGTGTAATTCAAATGACACTAACGACTTATGATGAAGAACTTTGTAAAAAGATAGAGACTAATGTTTCAACGACAAAAGAAAGGGTTGAAGCATTAAAAATATTGCGTGATGAGGGAATACCAACAGTAGTTTGGTTAACACCGATATTACCATTTATTAACGATACGGAAGAAAATATTCTTGGGATTTTAAACTGCTGCAAGGAAGCAAAAGTGTTTGGAATAGTATGCTTTGGTATGGGAGTTACACTCAGAGAGGGAAATAGAGAATATTTTTATTCGCAGTTAGATAAAAAGTTTCCAAAGCTGAAAGAACAATACATCAGAGAATATGGCAATAGTTATGTGGCAAACAGCGTAAACAATAAAAAACTAATGGGTGTATTTCACGAATTCTGTGAGCGGAACGGTATCGTTCATGATAATGAAGCAATATTTAACTATTTGGGACTATTTGAGGGAAAGGACATCTCAAAGTAGCTTAGTTTTTTTGACTTAATCTGACTAAGGGGGGGTGAAATATTTATAAAATTATAATTAAGGAGGGATTTATTAATGAAAGTGTTAATTTTTAACATATACGATACAAATATAATAATGTCCCTTTTTTACAACCTTTTTTTCATTATTTAATCATGATAATTTAGTATTTTTCTTCCATTACGGAGGACTCGGTATGTTCAAATGCCGAAGTCCTCCTTTTTTGTCTGAAAAACAAACAGACAAAAAAGAAATGGAGGAAACTTTATGGCAAAAGAGTATTACCTTTATGTCAGCTGACAAAAGGTGAAAGTCAGTGAAGATATTTATAAAGTCTACTGGCGAGAAAAAGAACACGAAAAGTATTTGGAGCAGGTGGACAGAAAAAACCACTTGCTCTTTTTTTCGTCATTAGATCATGATGGACATTATGTTGATAATATCATAGATGAAAATGTTGATGTAGCAAAGATTGTGGAAATACAAATGATGATTGAATCATTGAGATATGCTATATCAAAGCTGAACGATGAAGAAAGAGACATCATAGAGCGTTTGTACTTTAATGACGAAACGCTTCGTTCAGTAGCAAGATTAAAAAGTATTACACATCCGGCTTTAATCAAGAGAAGAAATAAAATCCTTGAGAAACTGAAAAAGTTTATTGAGGATCTATAAACTTCGGTAACCAAAGGGGTCAAACTTTCCTTATATAAAGTGAAGGGGAGTTTGATCTCCTTTACTTTTATAAGAGATATAGCCTATTTATGGCAAACAGGAAGATGTAAAGAAAATTCCTTTCAAATAATTGTTCTTTGACAACTGAATAGACCATGACGGGACTTTTAATTACTTAGTGAGCGAAAGAAATTTTACGCCATAACTTTCCTGCTGAAGAAATTCGGTTTAAATGAATACTGTCAAAGACAAGGATATAAGGAAACGAGCGATAAATAAATTTTCTTAAAGCAAAGAGCGAGGATAACTTTGCAAGTGATGACCTAAGTAATGATAATGATACTTCTTTAGTGAAAGCCGGCTCATCTTAACAGGGGCGGTGGTGAGATTCCAATGTTGCTGATCCTAAGCACCCGTCAATGTCATTAAACTTGGTTAGATGAGAAAATTATATATTGATTATAGAGGAATTAGAGGGAGGTGTACGAGTGGACAATGACTGGAATGGATTGGCTGATTTGATAGCAAATCTTATTACAAAGTATGCTGGTGTTTTAGATTTGGATAATCTACCAGATCCAATGCCAGTAAATAATAACAGTGAAAATGAAAATATCTTTGACATGGTAAAAACACAGATTGAGAAAATGAAATAAAAGTGCTATAATATACTTGAGATATAAGTCCAAACTTTTTGGAAGTATGAAAAAGATATAGAGAAATATATTGAGGTTAATGCTATGTCAAAAGAGAAAATAAAAGTATACCTCTACACAAGAGTATCTACATCAATACAGATAGATGGTTATTCTTTAGAGGCACAAAAATCAAGAATGAAGGCTTTTGCCCTTTATAATGACTATGAAATTGTTGGTGAGTATGAAGACGCAGGTAAGTCTGGAAAATCTATTGAGGGAAGGATACAGTTTAATCGAATGATGGAAGATATAAAATCTGGCAAAGATGGAGTATCTTTTGTTCTTGTGTTTAAGCTATCAAGATTTGCAAGAAATGCTGCGGATGTTTTATCAACATTACAAACAATGCAAGATTTTGGAGTTAATTTGATTTGCGTTGAGGATGGGATTGATTCATCCAAAGATGCAGGTAAATTGATGATTTCTGTTTTATCAGCTGTGGCTGAAATTGAAAGAGAAAATATTCGTGTTCAAACAATGGAAGGGCGTATTCAAAAGGCAAGAGAAGGGAAATGGAATGGAGGTTTTGCTCCTTATGGGTATCAGCTTGTCGATGGTAAACTGTTTATCAATGAAGAAGAAGCTGTCGCAATAAGAACTATTTTTGATCAATATGTTAATACAACCATTGGAGCTAATGGACTTTCAAAATACTTAGAAAATCATGGAATAAGAAAAATTCCAAGACAGAATGGAAAAAATCCATTGTTCGATGCAGGTCTTATAAGAAAGATATTAAAGAATCCTGTATATAACGGGAAGATAGCTTTTGGAAGAAGAACTTTAGAAAAAGTTCATGGTACAAGAAATGAATATAAACAAGTAGAACAAGATGAATATTTAATAGCTGAAGGAATTCATGAAGCTATAATTTCTGATGAGTTATGGCAGGCTGCTCAGGTTAAGCTAAAATCTCAAGCAAAGAAATATGTGCATGTGAATAAAGGAAAAGATATACGGACACACTTACTTTCAGGAATTGTAAAATGCCCGGTATGTGGAGTGGGAATGTTTGGCAACAAGTGTATCAAGAAAAGGAAAGATGGTACAAAGTATAAAGATTTTTATTACTATGGCTGTAAACATAGGCAGATGATGAGAGGTCATAAGTGTACTTTCAGTAAGCAAATTAGAGAGGAATTGTTAGATGATGCAGTTGCTA
This region includes:
- a CDS encoding ClbS/DfsB family four-helix bundle protein; this encodes MPRPTTKNDLMIAAKENYEKLNLFISKMTEEELNTPFDFSKDEKKKEAHWKRDKNLRDVLIHLYEWHQLILNWVHSNQKGEEKPFLPEPYNWKTYGDMNVEFWKKHQNTSLEDATKMFHKSHRDVLELAEKFTSEELFSKGVYKWTVGSTLGSYFVSTTASHYDWAMKKLKAHQKKCKSK
- a CDS encoding SPL family radical SAM protein yields the protein MNLFRSCTHGCIYCDSRSNCYRMNHKFEDVEVKENGISLLEENLKRKRKKCMIGLGSMTDPYIKEELGLNYTRQALEIINKFGFGVTLTTKSANVLRDLDLLKEINSKTKCVIQMTLTTYDEELCKKIETNVSTTKERVEALKILRDEGIPTVVWLTPILPFINDTEENILGILNCCKEAKVFGIVCFGMGVTLREGNREYFYSQLDKKFPKLKEQYIREYGNSYVANSVNNKKLMGVFHEFCERNGIVHDNEAIFNYLGLFEGKDISK
- a CDS encoding sigma-70 RNA polymerase sigma factor region 4 domain-containing protein, translating into MKVSEDIYKVYWREKEHEKYLEQVDRKNHLLFFSSLDHDGHYVDNIIDENVDVAKIVEIQMMIESLRYAISKLNDEERDIIERLYFNDETLRSVARLKSITHPALIKRRNKILEKLKKFIEDL
- a CDS encoding recombinase family protein, producing the protein MSKEKIKVYLYTRVSTSIQIDGYSLEAQKSRMKAFALYNDYEIVGEYEDAGKSGKSIEGRIQFNRMMEDIKSGKDGVSFVLVFKLSRFARNAADVLSTLQTMQDFGVNLICVEDGIDSSKDAGKLMISVLSAVAEIERENIRVQTMEGRIQKAREGKWNGGFAPYGYQLVDGKLFINEEEAVAIRTIFDQYVNTTIGANGLSKYLENHGIRKIPRQNGKNPLFDAGLIRKILKNPVYNGKIAFGRRTLEKVHGTRNEYKQVEQDEYLIAEGIHEAIISDELWQAAQVKLKSQAKKYVHVNKGKDIRTHLLSGIVKCPVCGVGMFGNKCIKKRKDGTKYKDFYYYGCKHRQMMRGHKCTFSKQIREELLDDAVANDKHYKRRKQDLDDRLYRMYDKIEELESFLIDAKAKKQTIEAEKLTGDNIYKVLIYFDKLYKEMNDVERRQLITALISEIQIYEEKQPNGQWLKSITFKLPIIDEDLNIGLDNDEQVETVVLLSKKSEY